From Anaerobacillus alkaliphilus, the proteins below share one genomic window:
- the safA gene encoding SafA/ExsA family spore coat assembly protein has translation MKIHIVQQGDTLWKLAKKYDVDFEQLKAVNNHLSNPDVIMPGMKIKIPAAGVPVKKQAAKKEEPVKELQPKEAPIVKEAPVKKEEYKIPAPPPAPPVQQPIQVQPIQQPVTQQQYLHHMNMNFNVYKPQVPPAPVEKPLPPKLPEIKELPKMEKPKPMVPPPLPKKEMPMPKPMPKPVEKPVAAPIAQKPVAAPTAQKPMYQMPVQQDCYPITGVMPGCAPYSPAMYQPGCAPYSPGIFQPGYPQYPGMAPMGYQAPPPMGGFGAPTMPGYQGMMPQMPAYPTQMQPGQFAPPGMMPPSPMGFDDDHDDDAVSPTVPSGTAQVPPMQVPQSQPWSMPNNQGLYGDITMQQPMMQQQPMMQQPMMQQPMMQQPMMQQQPMMPQGQPWGYQPQPMYPQQFSPYPGQQSRDEEDEDKE, from the coding sequence GTGAAAATTCATATTGTTCAGCAAGGAGACACATTGTGGAAGTTGGCAAAGAAGTATGATGTTGATTTCGAGCAATTAAAAGCTGTTAATAATCATTTAAGTAATCCGGACGTCATCATGCCAGGAATGAAGATAAAAATTCCTGCTGCTGGTGTACCGGTAAAAAAACAAGCGGCTAAGAAAGAAGAACCGGTAAAAGAACTACAACCTAAGGAAGCACCAATTGTAAAAGAAGCTCCTGTTAAAAAAGAAGAATATAAAATTCCAGCACCACCACCTGCACCACCAGTGCAACAGCCGATTCAAGTTCAACCAATTCAACAACCAGTTACGCAACAACAATATTTACATCATATGAATATGAACTTTAATGTATATAAACCACAGGTTCCACCTGCACCTGTTGAAAAGCCATTACCGCCAAAATTACCTGAGATCAAGGAATTACCTAAAATGGAAAAACCAAAGCCTATGGTTCCTCCGCCTCTACCAAAAAAGGAAATGCCAATGCCAAAGCCAATGCCTAAACCGGTAGAAAAACCGGTAGCAGCTCCAATTGCACAAAAACCGGTAGCAGCTCCAACGGCACAAAAACCTATGTATCAGATGCCGGTCCAACAAGACTGTTACCCAATTACTGGAGTTATGCCTGGATGTGCGCCATATTCTCCAGCGATGTACCAACCTGGATGTGCGCCATATTCTCCAGGAATCTTCCAACCAGGATATCCACAGTATCCAGGAATGGCACCAATGGGTTATCAGGCACCACCACCAATGGGAGGCTTCGGAGCACCAACAATGCCTGGATATCAAGGCATGATGCCGCAAATGCCTGCATACCCTACTCAAATGCAACCAGGGCAGTTTGCACCTCCAGGCATGATGCCACCATCGCCTATGGGATTTGATGACGATCATGATGATGATGCGGTATCACCAACCGTCCCTAGTGGGACAGCTCAAGTTCCACCTATGCAGGTTCCGCAAAGTCAACCATGGAGTATGCCGAATAACCAAGGGCTATATGGAGATATTACAATGCAGCAGCCAATGATGCAGCAGCAACCAATGATGCAACAACCAATGATGCAACAACCAATGATGCAACAACCTATGATGCAACAACAACCAATGATGCCGCAAGGTCAACCATGGGGGTATCAACCACAGCCAATGTATCCACAACAATTTTCACCTTATCCAGGACAGCAGTCAAGAGATGAGGAAGATGAGGATAAGGAATAA
- a CDS encoding YhcN/YlaJ family sporulation lipoprotein encodes MKKIAITLSAATLLLGGLVGCGVDQQGTTGQGGVNQRGFGYHATEQQQDAGFTGQRAGEGPITDMFTRDDRRGARGFGRDVRQPATGLAGDRAGTRGTGQGTGLFGGNAGRGGMTGQGTGLFGGNRGTTGFGAGGGAGMTGHGAGTGFGAGGGAGMTGHGAGTGFGAGGGAGMTGHGAGTGLGAAGRHGLTDHGLGTGAGTGGVGLGADVGRRGMTGHGTAASPGWQGETGYTGGTRGLGAGLGMRGHTGLGVGNRAGMTGAGHGQAFGAGDQRGAGIVGNRPGYVDDRGILRERAGNRAGFGGLGHAGRTNMGQHGTGTQGLGRQGMHGTQGTHGFGRNGANGRAGDRVVPGTGMSEFAYPDGYDKTTVRDYTTRLADVENVNDSRVIVHGNRVLVGVDADRQNAQRAEQDIRQRLRGMTGDREVIVVTERDRYNQIRTADDRLRAGEPFEEVGATINDMFHDFGRAIQRPFERSR; translated from the coding sequence ATGAAAAAAATTGCGATTACATTATCAGCAGCAACACTTTTACTAGGTGGTTTAGTTGGATGTGGTGTTGATCAACAAGGCACAACAGGACAAGGTGGCGTAAACCAACGAGGTTTTGGTTACCATGCAACTGAACAGCAACAAGACGCTGGATTTACAGGTCAACGTGCAGGTGAAGGTCCAATTACTGATATGTTTACCCGTGATGACCGTCGAGGAGCTAGAGGCTTTGGGAGAGATGTACGTCAGCCAGCTACTGGTTTAGCAGGAGATAGAGCTGGAACAAGAGGAACTGGTCAAGGAACAGGTTTATTTGGTGGTAATGCAGGCAGAGGTGGAATGACAGGCCAAGGAACAGGTTTATTTGGTGGAAATAGAGGAACAACAGGCTTTGGAGCTGGTGGTGGAGCTGGCATGACAGGTCACGGAGCAGGAACAGGCTTTGGAGCTGGTGGTGGAGCTGGCATGACAGGTCACGGAGCAGGAACAGGCTTTGGAGCTGGTGGTGGAGCTGGCATGACAGGTCATGGAGCAGGAACAGGTCTAGGAGCAGCAGGTAGACATGGGCTAACAGATCATGGACTTGGTACAGGAGCTGGGACTGGTGGAGTTGGCTTAGGTGCTGATGTTGGAAGACGAGGTATGACAGGTCATGGTACTGCAGCTAGCCCAGGCTGGCAAGGTGAAACAGGTTATACTGGTGGAACTCGAGGGTTAGGAGCAGGTTTAGGTATGAGAGGACATACAGGCTTAGGTGTTGGTAACCGAGCTGGTATGACAGGTGCTGGTCATGGACAAGCGTTCGGTGCTGGTGACCAACGTGGAGCTGGTATTGTAGGTAATCGACCAGGATATGTTGACGACCGTGGAATCCTAAGAGAACGTGCAGGAAATAGAGCAGGATTTGGTGGTTTAGGCCACGCAGGAAGAACAAACATGGGTCAACATGGGACAGGTACACAAGGCCTTGGTAGACAAGGTATGCATGGAACACAGGGCACACATGGTTTTGGTAGAAATGGTGCCAATGGTCGTGCTGGTGATCGAGTAGTACCAGGAACTGGAATGAGTGAATTCGCTTACCCAGACGGGTATGATAAGACAACTGTTAGAGATTACACAACTCGACTTGCGGATGTGGAAAATGTGAACGACTCACGCGTAATCGTTCATGGTAACAGAGTATTAGTTGGTGTTGATGCTGATCGTCAAAATGCACAACGTGCAGAACAGGATATTCGTCAAAGGCTAAGAGGAATGACAGGAGACCGTGAAGTTATCGTAGTAACTGAACGAGATCGTTATAATCAAATTCGAACTGCTGACGATAGACTTCGTGCAGGGGAACCTTTTGAAGAGGTTGGAGCAACAATTAATGACATGTTCCATGATTTTGGAAGAGCTATTCAACGTCCGTTTGAACGTTCTAGATAA
- a CDS encoding intercompartmental signaling factor BofC, with protein sequence MKLLLGKRKLLGLIIIMLISSSFLFIYGNHQSKTQTTAFDIPIMRETNKGKIVTTVQVMAKPYQVMGPKSVQVILERIYLDGEISEEIVEETILSMEDFWAEYADWNLIDQDEAKVVFQQKVDDISPLLKINGYFGISEDGILNIYEGKPSDEKVIQSFFQINMKKLKSHQQQELENGIPVLSRDRYEEVLKMYKKYAKHEM encoded by the coding sequence ATGAAGTTGTTGTTAGGAAAACGCAAGTTATTGGGACTAATAATAATCATGTTAATTAGTAGTAGTTTTTTGTTTATATATGGAAACCATCAATCTAAAACTCAAACGACTGCCTTCGATATTCCCATCATGAGGGAAACAAATAAAGGCAAAATTGTAACTACAGTGCAGGTAATGGCCAAGCCATATCAAGTCATGGGTCCTAAAAGTGTTCAGGTAATCTTAGAGAGAATTTATCTTGATGGAGAAATTAGTGAAGAGATTGTTGAAGAAACAATTTTATCTATGGAAGATTTTTGGGCAGAGTACGCTGATTGGAATTTAATTGATCAAGATGAAGCTAAGGTTGTATTTCAACAGAAAGTTGACGACATATCTCCACTATTAAAAATTAATGGTTATTTCGGTATATCAGAGGATGGTATCCTAAATATTTATGAAGGGAAACCGTCAGATGAAAAAGTGATCCAGTCGTTTTTTCAAATAAATATGAAAAAACTTAAAAGTCATCAACAACAAGAGCTAGAAAATGGTATACCAGTATTGTCTAGAGATCGTTATGAAGAAGTCCTAAAAATGTACAAGAAGTATGCAAAACATGAGATGTAA
- the ruvA gene encoding Holliday junction branch migration protein RuvA has translation MIEFVKGFVNYIDPQYIVIEVNGIGYQIICANPFAYNVDHSSEITVYTYQYVREDALKLYGFRSRDERALFEKLLNVSGIGPKGALAILATGQPQQVVNAIEEENEAFLTKFPGVGKKTARQMILDLKGKLADFMPSLVGPLYELKTEAKEKYPRELEDAIEALQALGYVEREIKKIAPKLAEEQLSTDQYIKKALQLLLKL, from the coding sequence GTGATAGAGTTTGTAAAAGGTTTTGTAAACTATATTGATCCACAATATATCGTTATTGAGGTTAATGGGATTGGATACCAAATAATTTGTGCCAATCCATTCGCCTATAATGTCGATCACTCGTCAGAAATAACAGTGTATACGTATCAGTATGTTAGAGAAGATGCATTGAAGTTATACGGGTTCCGTTCTAGAGATGAACGAGCTTTGTTTGAGAAGTTATTAAACGTATCGGGCATAGGTCCTAAGGGAGCTCTAGCTATATTAGCAACTGGACAGCCACAACAGGTAGTAAATGCTATTGAAGAAGAAAACGAAGCGTTTTTAACAAAGTTCCCTGGAGTTGGGAAAAAGACAGCTCGTCAAATGATCTTGGACTTGAAGGGTAAATTAGCTGATTTTATGCCAAGTTTAGTAGGTCCATTATATGAGTTGAAGACTGAAGCAAAGGAAAAATATCCACGAGAATTAGAAGACGCAATCGAGGCTCTTCAAGCCCTAGGCTATGTAGAGAGAGAGATTAAAAAAATTGCTCCTAAATTGGCTGAGGAACAGTTGTCTACGGATCAATATATAAAAAAGGCACTACAATTACTACTGAAATTATAA
- the ruvB gene encoding Holliday junction branch migration DNA helicase RuvB, translating to MEERMVSAEVQQEEESLENQLRPQFLTQYIGQEKVKNNLKVFIEAAKIRNEALDHVLLYGPPGLGKTTLATIIAHEMNVQIRTTSGPAIERPGDLAAILTALEPGDVLFIDEIHRLNRVVEEVLYPAMEDFCLDIVIGKGPTARSVRLDLPPFTLVGATTRAGLLSSPLRDRFGVLSRLEYYTNDELRNIVTRTAEVYQVEIEDQASIEIARRSRGTPRIANRLLRRVRDFAQVKGTGTIDVELAVNALERLQVDPLGLDHIDHKLLKGIIDKFRGGPVGLDTIAATIGEESHTIEDVYEPYLLQIGFLQRTPRGRMVTYKVYEHFKMEVPE from the coding sequence ATGGAAGAGAGAATGGTTTCAGCTGAGGTGCAACAGGAAGAAGAAAGTCTTGAAAACCAACTTAGACCTCAATTTCTTACTCAATATATTGGGCAAGAAAAAGTAAAAAATAATTTAAAGGTGTTTATTGAAGCGGCTAAGATTAGAAACGAAGCTTTAGACCATGTGTTGTTGTACGGGCCCCCTGGGTTAGGGAAAACCACACTCGCAACAATAATCGCTCACGAAATGAACGTGCAAATCCGAACTACTTCCGGACCTGCCATTGAAAGGCCAGGGGATTTAGCGGCAATATTGACTGCTTTAGAGCCTGGGGATGTATTGTTCATAGACGAGATTCACCGATTAAATCGTGTGGTTGAAGAAGTGCTTTATCCAGCTATGGAAGATTTTTGCTTAGATATTGTCATCGGAAAAGGTCCGACGGCTAGGTCTGTTCGTTTAGATTTACCACCATTTACCTTAGTAGGAGCAACAACAAGAGCTGGACTTTTATCCTCGCCATTACGTGATCGTTTTGGTGTGTTATCACGTTTAGAGTATTATACGAATGATGAACTCAGGAACATAGTCACAAGAACTGCTGAGGTCTATCAAGTTGAGATTGAGGATCAAGCCAGTATAGAAATAGCAAGACGTTCACGTGGCACACCGCGAATTGCTAATCGGCTTTTAAGAAGAGTACGTGATTTTGCGCAGGTTAAAGGCACGGGAACAATTGATGTTGAATTAGCTGTCAACGCCTTAGAAAGGCTACAAGTCGATCCACTTGGATTGGATCATATTGACCACAAACTCCTTAAAGGAATTATTGATAAATTTCGCGGAGGGCCTGTCGGGTTAGATACAATAGCAGCTACAATTGGTGAAGAGTCACATACGATTGAAGATGTTTATGAACCATATTTATTACAAATTGGTTTTTTACAACGGACTCCTAGGGGCAGAATGGTAACGTATAAAGTATACGAACATTTTAAAATGGAGGTTCCAGAATAA
- a CDS encoding DUF2905 domain-containing protein has translation MPNIPKLLITLGIVLIIFGALWQVGGKYISLGKLPGDIFVKKGNTTFYFPIVTSIVLSIVISLILYIVGRFR, from the coding sequence ATGCCAAATATACCAAAATTGCTGATAACATTAGGAATTGTCTTAATTATATTCGGAGCATTATGGCAAGTAGGTGGAAAATACATTTCCTTAGGCAAGTTGCCAGGAGATATTTTTGTAAAAAAAGGAAATACAACATTTTATTTTCCTATTGTCACTTCAATTGTTTTAAGTATAGTAATATCGTTAATCCTATATATAGTCGGCCGTTTCCGGTAA
- the queA gene encoding tRNA preQ1(34) S-adenosylmethionine ribosyltransferase-isomerase QueA, protein MEVKDFDFDLPEELIAQTPLKDRTASKLMVLHSKTGEIMHRTFSDVLEYLNEGDCLVLNDTRVLPARLYGVKEDTGANIEFLLLKQLENDQWETLVKPAKRVKKGAIISFGDGRLKGTCIEELDHGGRIIEFQYEGIFHEILDSLGEMPLPPYITEQLEDKERYQTVFAKHSGSAAAPTAGLHFTEELLESIAAKGVNIVYITLHVGLGTFRPVSVEDIEEHEMHAEFYQMTRETAEVLNNAKSTGKKIITVGTTSTRTLETIAHANDGNFTESSGWTSIFIYPGFEFKAINGLITNFHLPKSTLIMLVSALAGREHTLHAYKEAVKEKYRFFSFGDAMLIVEGSNN, encoded by the coding sequence ATGGAAGTAAAAGATTTTGATTTTGATTTACCTGAAGAACTTATTGCTCAAACACCATTAAAAGATCGAACTGCATCAAAACTAATGGTGTTACACTCAAAAACAGGTGAAATAATGCACAGAACTTTCTCAGATGTCCTCGAGTATTTAAACGAGGGAGATTGTCTTGTCTTAAATGATACAAGAGTGTTACCAGCAAGGTTATATGGTGTTAAAGAAGATACTGGGGCGAATATTGAATTTTTGTTGCTCAAGCAATTGGAGAATGACCAATGGGAAACTCTAGTAAAACCTGCAAAGCGAGTGAAAAAAGGGGCTATCATATCTTTTGGTGATGGGCGTCTTAAAGGCACATGTATTGAGGAATTGGATCATGGAGGACGAATTATTGAATTTCAATATGAAGGCATCTTTCATGAGATTCTAGACTCTCTTGGTGAAATGCCGTTGCCACCATACATAACGGAACAGTTAGAGGATAAAGAGCGGTATCAAACTGTCTTTGCGAAACACAGTGGTTCGGCTGCAGCACCAACAGCAGGTCTTCATTTCACTGAAGAGCTATTAGAGAGCATCGCAGCAAAGGGTGTAAATATTGTTTATATTACACTGCATGTAGGACTAGGAACTTTTCGTCCAGTGAGTGTAGAAGATATTGAAGAACACGAAATGCATGCGGAATTTTATCAGATGACAAGAGAGACTGCAGAAGTATTAAACAATGCCAAAAGTACTGGTAAAAAGATAATTACAGTAGGGACGACATCAACCAGGACGTTAGAAACCATTGCCCATGCAAACGATGGTAACTTTACTGAAAGCTCAGGTTGGACTAGCATTTTTATCTATCCTGGGTTTGAGTTTAAAGCCATTAACGGATTAATTACGAATTTTCACTTGCCGAAGTCAACATTAATTATGCTTGTGAGTGCACTTGCTGGTAGAGAGCATACATTGCATGCTTATAAAGAAGCCGTAAAAGAAAAATATCGCTTTTTTAGCTTTGGAGACGCAATGTTGATTGTAGAAGGGAGCAATAACTAG
- the tgt gene encoding tRNA guanosine(34) transglycosylase Tgt has protein sequence MVAVRYEHIKTCRQSGARLGRVHTPHGTFETPIFMPVGTLATVKTMSPEELKEIGSQIILSNTYHLWLRPGHEIIKEAGGLHKFMNWDRPILTDSGGFQVFSLSALRKIEEEGVTFRNHLSGEKLFLSPEGAMEIQNALGSDIMMAFDECPPYPATYEYMLKSVERTSRWAERCLEGHKRPNDQGLFGIVQGGEYEDLRKKSAQDLVSLDFPGYAVGGLSVGEPKDVMNRVLEFTTPHLPTDKPRYLMGVGSPDALIDGAIRGIDMFDCVLPTRIGRNGTCMTSTGRLVVRNAKYARDFRPLDENCSCHVCKNYTRAYIRHLVKCDETFGFRLTSYHNLYFLLNLMEQVREAIRQDRLLDFREEFFEMYGFNKPNAKNF, from the coding sequence ATGGTAGCAGTTCGCTATGAACATATTAAAACTTGTCGACAATCAGGAGCTCGACTTGGAAGGGTCCATACCCCGCATGGAACGTTTGAAACACCAATTTTTATGCCTGTAGGGACATTGGCAACAGTAAAGACAATGAGTCCAGAGGAACTTAAAGAAATTGGTTCGCAAATAATATTAAGTAATACCTATCATCTATGGCTTCGACCTGGTCACGAGATAATTAAAGAGGCAGGCGGACTTCATAAATTCATGAACTGGGATCGTCCGATTTTAACAGATTCCGGAGGGTTTCAAGTATTTAGTTTAAGTGCACTTCGTAAAATTGAAGAAGAAGGTGTTACGTTCCGAAATCACTTGAGTGGAGAAAAACTCTTTTTAAGTCCTGAGGGAGCTATGGAAATACAAAATGCACTGGGTTCTGATATTATGATGGCATTTGACGAGTGCCCTCCTTATCCTGCAACATATGAGTACATGCTAAAATCAGTAGAACGTACTAGTAGGTGGGCAGAGCGTTGTTTAGAAGGCCATAAACGTCCTAATGACCAAGGCTTATTTGGTATTGTTCAAGGTGGAGAGTACGAAGATTTACGTAAGAAGAGTGCTCAGGACCTAGTTTCTTTAGATTTTCCGGGTTATGCAGTTGGGGGACTTTCTGTAGGAGAACCAAAAGATGTTATGAACCGTGTGCTAGAGTTTACGACACCGCATTTACCAACAGATAAGCCACGTTATTTAATGGGGGTAGGATCGCCAGACGCTTTAATTGACGGAGCAATTCGTGGGATTGATATGTTTGATTGTGTATTACCAACTCGTATTGGTAGAAACGGAACTTGTATGACAAGCACAGGAAGACTAGTTGTAAGAAACGCAAAGTATGCCCGAGACTTCAGACCATTAGATGAAAACTGCAGCTGTCATGTATGTAAGAATTACACTAGAGCTTACATTCGACATCTTGTAAAATGTGACGAAACGTTCGGATTTAGATTAACCTCTTACCATAATCTATATTTTTTGTTAAACTTAATGGAGCAAGTACGAGAAGCTATTCGACAAGATCGACTTTTAGATTTCCGTGAAGAGTTTTTTGAAATGTATGGTTTTAATAAACCAAATGCAAAAAACTTTTAA
- the yajC gene encoding preprotein translocase subunit YajC, whose protein sequence is MDFFTAILPLVFMFAIFYFLLIRPQQKRQKKIQQMHADLKKGDKVITIGGLHATIDAIDEDRVILLVTDNKKLTFDRNAIREVVNPD, encoded by the coding sequence ATGGACTTTTTTACAGCGATATTACCTTTAGTATTTATGTTTGCGATTTTTTACTTCCTACTAATCAGACCTCAGCAAAAACGTCAGAAGAAGATTCAGCAAATGCATGCTGATCTTAAAAAGGGAGATAAAGTCATTACTATTGGTGGTCTTCATGCAACAATTGATGCAATTGATGAAGACAGAGTTATCCTATTAGTAACTGATAACAAAAAATTAACTTTTGACCGTAATGCCATACGTGAAGTAGTTAATCCAGACTAG
- a CDS encoding TIGR04086 family membrane protein yields the protein MVYGLVTILGIILSVSFIISLLLRFTALTETSFSWVIMILTFLALLVGGFVSGGKSKQKGWMVGAGTGLLYSLLVFLVQYLGYNATFTMEQYLFHGGFILAAIIGGIFGVNVVRNSRMV from the coding sequence ATGGTCTACGGTTTAGTAACAATTCTAGGAATAATTCTTTCAGTAAGTTTTATCATCTCATTACTTCTAAGGTTTACAGCCTTAACAGAGACATCGTTCAGCTGGGTAATAATGATTTTAACATTTCTAGCTTTACTGGTAGGCGGATTTGTCTCAGGAGGTAAATCAAAACAAAAAGGGTGGATGGTTGGAGCTGGTACGGGTTTATTGTATTCGTTGCTCGTATTCTTGGTCCAATACTTAGGTTATAACGCCACATTTACAATGGAACAATATTTATTCCATGGTGGTTTCATCCTAGCTGCCATCATTGGTGGAATTTTTGGTGTTAATGTAGTTAGGAATTCAAGAATGGTTTAA
- a CDS encoding ArsB/NhaD family transporter — MQLTFAFIIFIVSYALIISEKLNRALVACLGGVLMLFFGVLDLDAAFIHHIDWHTITLLLSMMILVSITSQSGLFEYIAISVAKKVKGRPIPLLIVISIITGLGSAFLNNVTTVLLIVPIVLTLTKLLNISAIPYLLMTILASNIGGTATLIGDPPNLMIGQAVEHLNFNAFLIHLAPVVIIIFVVVMFGMIKFYGKKMQVTEENRGKLMKVEELKYLKNKPLLFKSVIVLLLTILGFIIQPILKVELTSVAMAGALLLLLLTYEEQQVEEVFKSVEWVTLFFFIGLFMLVGGLKEVGIIDEIAKSIIYYTDGDIPKTAMLMLWASGILSGFVDNIPFVAAMIPVILEFQNYGMTNLDPLWWALALGACLGGNATLIGATSNVIVAGLAVRAKQGFSYMEFLKVGAPVALVSFIISSIYIYFRYLIFF, encoded by the coding sequence ATGCAATTAACCTTTGCCTTTATCATATTCATTGTAAGTTATGCATTAATTATTTCTGAAAAATTAAACAGAGCATTAGTAGCATGTCTTGGTGGAGTACTAATGCTATTTTTTGGTGTCTTAGATTTAGATGCGGCCTTTATACATCATATAGACTGGCACACAATTACCTTGTTATTATCCATGATGATATTAGTTTCAATCACTAGTCAAAGTGGTCTCTTTGAGTACATAGCAATCAGCGTAGCAAAAAAAGTAAAAGGTAGACCTATTCCTTTATTAATTGTTATTTCAATAATTACTGGCCTTGGTTCAGCTTTTCTAAATAATGTCACTACTGTATTGTTAATTGTTCCAATTGTACTGACACTTACAAAGTTACTAAACATCTCGGCCATCCCATACCTACTTATGACAATCCTCGCTTCTAATATTGGTGGCACAGCGACATTAATTGGAGATCCGCCAAATTTAATGATTGGTCAAGCAGTTGAACATTTAAATTTTAATGCATTTTTAATACACTTAGCTCCAGTAGTAATCATTATTTTTGTTGTTGTTATGTTCGGAATGATAAAGTTCTATGGGAAAAAAATGCAAGTGACAGAGGAAAACAGAGGCAAGCTTATGAAGGTTGAGGAATTAAAATACTTAAAGAATAAACCTTTACTTTTTAAATCAGTAATTGTACTTTTACTTACCATTTTAGGTTTTATTATTCAGCCAATTTTAAAAGTAGAGTTGACCAGTGTCGCAATGGCAGGAGCATTGTTATTATTGCTTCTCACTTATGAAGAACAACAAGTCGAGGAAGTCTTTAAGTCAGTTGAATGGGTGACATTGTTTTTCTTTATTGGACTGTTTATGCTTGTTGGTGGCCTTAAAGAAGTTGGAATTATTGATGAAATTGCAAAGTCAATTATCTATTATACGGATGGTGATATTCCAAAAACTGCTATGTTAATGCTTTGGGCGTCAGGGATATTATCGGGATTCGTAGATAATATTCCATTTGTAGCAGCGATGATTCCTGTTATACTTGAATTTCAAAACTATGGGATGACTAACTTAGATCCACTATGGTGGGCACTTGCACTTGGAGCATGTTTAGGTGGAAATGCTACATTAATTGGTGCAACTTCTAATGTTATTGTAGCAGGATTAGCAGTCAGAGCTAAACAAGGTTTTAGCTACATGGAGTTTTTAAAAGTTGGAGCTCCAGTAGCATTGGTTTCCTTTATCATTTCTAGTATTTATATCTATTTTCGATATTTAATATTTTTTTAA
- a CDS encoding DUF421 domain-containing protein, with translation MDYSTIILRTVLIYFIILLILRFMGKREIGQLSVLDFVVSIMIAELAVISIENIKVPMMNTIVPILVLSIIQITLAWVSLKSENLRKMIDGKPSVLISRGKIDEEEMRKQRYNFDDLLVQLRQSNIRSVSDVEFAILEPSGKLSVIEKTAQEKEDPDYASKVNLPLPLILDGKVKDEHLEEIGKTSLWLRQELRKLGYKDLKKISYCSLNDNQTFFVDVKDEK, from the coding sequence GTGGATTATTCAACGATTATCTTACGGACGGTGCTTATTTACTTCATCATTCTACTCATCTTACGTTTTATGGGTAAAAGGGAGATAGGTCAGCTTTCAGTTTTGGACTTTGTTGTATCCATTATGATCGCAGAACTCGCAGTTATCTCAATTGAAAATATTAAAGTACCGATGATGAATACAATCGTTCCTATTCTGGTATTGTCAATTATTCAAATAACATTAGCATGGGTGTCTTTAAAAAGTGAAAACCTGAGGAAAATGATTGATGGTAAACCATCAGTTTTAATTAGCAGGGGGAAAATTGATGAGGAAGAAATGCGGAAACAGCGTTATAATTTTGATGATTTATTAGTTCAGCTAAGACAAAGTAATATACGAAGTGTTTCCGATGTAGAATTTGCCATATTGGAACCCTCTGGGAAGTTATCTGTAATTGAAAAGACCGCGCAAGAAAAGGAAGATCCAGATTATGCCTCAAAAGTTAATTTACCTTTACCTTTAATTCTTGACGGGAAAGTTAAAGATGAGCATTTAGAAGAGATTGGCAAAACATCACTATGGTTAAGGCAAGAACTAAGAAAGTTGGGCTACAAGGACTTAAAGAAAATTTCATATTGTTCTTTGAATGATAATCAAACATTCTTTGTAGACGTAAAGGATGAAAAATAA